A part of Dasypus novemcinctus isolate mDasNov1 chromosome 5, mDasNov1.1.hap2, whole genome shotgun sequence genomic DNA contains:
- the POLM gene encoding DNA-directed DNA/RNA polymerase mu isoform X3, producing the protein MAQVPPRRRRRALAGASGGAASSAPPSARFPGVAIFLAEPRMGRSRRAFLTRLALSKGFSVLDIFSPEVTHVVMEHTSAAEAAAWQERHAASAAPGWTCPTLLDVSWFTESMAAGQPVPVEQRHHLQEVLEHGACEEVEQVRRSERYRAMKLFTQMFGVGVKTADRWYQEGLRTLDDLRTRPQRLTQQQQAGLQHHRDLAIPVQQQEAQALQRLVEAAVGQALPGATVTLTGGFRRGKLQGHDVDLLLTHPQEGREAGLLPRVLTLLQRQGLLLYQLYQRSHLGDAAHRARRSHTIDLFERSFCIFRLPLPPETAVGGAQGLWRAVRVDLVVSPISQFPFALLGWTGSKHFERELRRFSRKEKGLRLSSHALSDPEQERSFPAVSEEDIFRHLGLEYLPPEQRNA; encoded by the exons ATGGCCCAGGTACCCCCCAGGCGGCGGAGGCGAGCGCTGGCCGGGGCCTCGGGCGGTGCCGCCTCCTCCGCGCCGCCCTCGGCGCGCTTCCCCGGCGTCGCCATTTTCCTGGCCGAGCCACGCATGGGCCGCAGCCGCCGGGCCTTCCTTACCCGCCTGGCGCTCTCCAAAGGCTTCAGCGTCCTCGACATCTTCAG CCCCGAGGTGACGCACGTGGTGATGGAGCATACCTCAGCCGCTGAGGCAGCGGCCTGGCAGGAGCGCCACGCGGCCTCCGCGGCCCCGGGGTGGACCTGCCCCACTCTGCTGGATGTGAGCTGGTTCACAGAGAGCATGGCAGCCGGGCAGCCAGTGCCCGTGGAGCAGCGGCACCACCTGCAG GAGGTGCTGGAGCATGGGGCCTGCGAGGAGGTGGAGCAGGTGCGGCGCTCCGAGAGGTACCGGGCCATGAAG CTCTTCACCCAGATGTTCGGCGTTGGGGTGAAGACTGCTGACCGGTGGTACCAGGAGGGGCTGCGGACCCTGGACGACCTCCGAACGCGGCCCCAGAGGCTGACCCAGCAGCAGCAGGCGG GGCTGCAGCACCACCGCGACCTGGCCATCCCGGTGCAGCAGCAGGAGGCCCAGGCCCTGCAGCGGCTGGTGGAGGCAGCTGTGGGGCAGGCGCTGCCCGGCGCCACCGTCACACTGACCGGTGGCTTTCGGAG GGGGAAGCTGCAGGGCCACGACGTGGACCTCCTGCTCACCCACCCCCAGGAGGGCCGGGAGGCGGGGCTGCTGCCCAGAGTGCTGACCCTCCTGCAGCGCCAG GGCCTCCTCCTGTACCAGCTGTACCAGCGCAGCCACCTGGGGGACGCCGCCCACAGGGCCAGGCGCAGCCACACCATAGACCTCTTCGAGAGGAGTTTCTGCATTTTCCGCTTGCCGCTGCCCCCCGAAACTGCTGTTGGGGGCGCCCAGGGCCTCTGGAGGGCCGTGCGGGTGGACCTGGTGGTCTCCCCCATCAGCCAGTTCCCCTTTGCCCTGCTTGGCTGGACCGGCTCAAAG CACTTCGAGCGCGAGCTGCGCCGCTTCAGCCGGAAGGAGAAGGGGCTGCGGCTGAGCAGCCACGCACTGTCCGACCCGGAGCAG GAGAGGTCCTTCCCTGCGGTCTCCGAGGAGGACATCTTCAGACACTTGGGCCTCGAGTACCTCCCCCCGGAGCAGAGGAACGCCTGA
- the POLM gene encoding DNA-directed DNA/RNA polymerase mu isoform X2, translating to MAQVPPRRRRRALAGASGGAASSAPPSARFPGVAIFLAEPRMGRSRRAFLTRLALSKGFSVLDIFSPEVTHVVMEHTSAAEAAAWQERHAASAAPGWTCPTLLDVSWFTESMAAGQPVPVEQRHHLQVAKPRQGTPSPARMLPYACQRPTPLTHHNARLSEVLEHGACEEVEQVRRSERYRAMKLFTQMFGVGVKTADRWYQEGLRTLDDLRTRPQRLTQQQQAGLQHHRDLAIPVQQQEAQALQRLVEAAVGQALPGATVTLTGGFRRGKLQGHDVDLLLTHPQEGREAGLLPRVLTLLQRQGLLLYQLYQRSHLGDAAHRARRSHTIDLFERSFCIFRLPLPPETAVGGAQGLWRAVRVDLVVSPISQFPFALLGWTGSKHFERELRRFSRKEKGLRLSSHALSDPEQERSFPAVSEEDIFRHLGLEYLPPEQRNA from the exons ATGGCCCAGGTACCCCCCAGGCGGCGGAGGCGAGCGCTGGCCGGGGCCTCGGGCGGTGCCGCCTCCTCCGCGCCGCCCTCGGCGCGCTTCCCCGGCGTCGCCATTTTCCTGGCCGAGCCACGCATGGGCCGCAGCCGCCGGGCCTTCCTTACCCGCCTGGCGCTCTCCAAAGGCTTCAGCGTCCTCGACATCTTCAG CCCCGAGGTGACGCACGTGGTGATGGAGCATACCTCAGCCGCTGAGGCAGCGGCCTGGCAGGAGCGCCACGCGGCCTCCGCGGCCCCGGGGTGGACCTGCCCCACTCTGCTGGATGTGAGCTGGTTCACAGAGAGCATGGCAGCCGGGCAGCCAGTGCCCGTGGAGCAGCGGCACCACCTGCAG GTGGCCAAGCCCAGGCAGGGGACCCCCAGCCCAGCCCGGATGCTGCCCTACGCCTGCCAGCGCCCCACACCCCTCACTCACCACAATGCCCGCCTCTCG GAGGTGCTGGAGCATGGGGCCTGCGAGGAGGTGGAGCAGGTGCGGCGCTCCGAGAGGTACCGGGCCATGAAG CTCTTCACCCAGATGTTCGGCGTTGGGGTGAAGACTGCTGACCGGTGGTACCAGGAGGGGCTGCGGACCCTGGACGACCTCCGAACGCGGCCCCAGAGGCTGACCCAGCAGCAGCAGGCGG GGCTGCAGCACCACCGCGACCTGGCCATCCCGGTGCAGCAGCAGGAGGCCCAGGCCCTGCAGCGGCTGGTGGAGGCAGCTGTGGGGCAGGCGCTGCCCGGCGCCACCGTCACACTGACCGGTGGCTTTCGGAG GGGGAAGCTGCAGGGCCACGACGTGGACCTCCTGCTCACCCACCCCCAGGAGGGCCGGGAGGCGGGGCTGCTGCCCAGAGTGCTGACCCTCCTGCAGCGCCAG GGCCTCCTCCTGTACCAGCTGTACCAGCGCAGCCACCTGGGGGACGCCGCCCACAGGGCCAGGCGCAGCCACACCATAGACCTCTTCGAGAGGAGTTTCTGCATTTTCCGCTTGCCGCTGCCCCCCGAAACTGCTGTTGGGGGCGCCCAGGGCCTCTGGAGGGCCGTGCGGGTGGACCTGGTGGTCTCCCCCATCAGCCAGTTCCCCTTTGCCCTGCTTGGCTGGACCGGCTCAAAG CACTTCGAGCGCGAGCTGCGCCGCTTCAGCCGGAAGGAGAAGGGGCTGCGGCTGAGCAGCCACGCACTGTCCGACCCGGAGCAG GAGAGGTCCTTCCCTGCGGTCTCCGAGGAGGACATCTTCAGACACTTGGGCCTCGAGTACCTCCCCCCGGAGCAGAGGAACGCCTGA
- the PGAM2 gene encoding phosphoglycerate mutase 2, giving the protein MATHRLVIVRHGESTWNQENRFCGWFDAELSEKGAEEARRGAQAIKDAGMEFDICYTSVLKRAIRTLWTILDGTDQMWLPVVRSWRLNERHYGGLTGLNKAETAAKHGEEQVKVWRRSFDVPPPPMDEKHPYYNAISKERRYAGLKAGELPACESLKDTIARALPFWNDEIAPQIKAGKRVLIAAHGNSLRGIVKHLENMSDQAIMELNLPTGIPIVYELDEKLKPTKPMRFLGDEETVRKAMEAVAAQGKAK; this is encoded by the exons aTGGCCACCCACCGCCTGGTGATCGTGCGGCACGGCGAGAGCACCTGGAACCAGGAGAACCGCTTCTGCGGCTGGTTCGACGCCGAGCTGAGCGAAAAGGGGGCAGAGGAGGCACGCCGGGGCGCGCAAGCCATCAAGGACGCTGGCATGGAGTTCGACATCTGCTACACGTCGGTGCTGAAGCGCGCCATCCGCACGCTCTGGACCATCCTGGACGGCACGGACCAGATGTGGCTGCCTGTGGTGCGCAGCTGGCGCCTCAACGAGCGGCACTACGGCGGCCTCACGGGCCTCAACAAGGCGGAGACGGCCGCCAAGCACGGCGAGGAGCAGGTGAAGGTCTGGAGGCGCTCCTTCGACGTGCCGCCGCCCCCCATGGACGAGAAGCACCCCTACTACAACGCCATCAGCAAG GAGCGCCGGTATGCGGGCCTGAAGGCGGGGGAGCTGCCGGCCTGCGAGAGCCTCAAAGACACCATCGCGCGGGCCCTGCCCTTCTGGAACGATGAGATCGCCCCGCAGATCAAGGCAGGCAAGAGGGTGCTCATCGCCGCCCATGGGAACAGCCTGCGCGGCATCGTCAAGCACCTGGAGA acATGTCGGACCAGGCCATCATGGAGCTGAACCTGCCCACGGGGATCCCCATTGTGTACGAGCTGGACGAGAAGCTGAAACCCACCAAGCCCATGCGGTTCCTGGGTGACGAGGAGACCGTGCGGAAGGCCATGGAAGCCGTGGCTGCCCAGGGCAAGGCCAAGTGA
- the POLM gene encoding DNA-directed DNA/RNA polymerase mu isoform X1, which translates to MAQVPPRRRRRALAGASGGAASSAPPSARFPGVAIFLAEPRMGRSRRAFLTRLALSKGFSVLDIFSPEVTHVVMEHTSAAEAAAWQERHAASAAPGWTCPTLLDVSWFTESMAAGQPVPVEQRHHLQVAKPRQGTPSPARMLPYACQRPTPLTHHNARLSEALETLAEAAGFEGSEGRLLSFCRAAAVLKALPGPVMALSQLQGLPHFGDHSFRVVQEVLEHGACEEVEQVRRSERYRAMKLFTQMFGVGVKTADRWYQEGLRTLDDLRTRPQRLTQQQQAGLQHHRDLAIPVQQQEAQALQRLVEAAVGQALPGATVTLTGGFRRGKLQGHDVDLLLTHPQEGREAGLLPRVLTLLQRQGLLLYQLYQRSHLGDAAHRARRSHTIDLFERSFCIFRLPLPPETAVGGAQGLWRAVRVDLVVSPISQFPFALLGWTGSKERSFPAVSEEDIFRHLGLEYLPPEQRNA; encoded by the exons ATGGCCCAGGTACCCCCCAGGCGGCGGAGGCGAGCGCTGGCCGGGGCCTCGGGCGGTGCCGCCTCCTCCGCGCCGCCCTCGGCGCGCTTCCCCGGCGTCGCCATTTTCCTGGCCGAGCCACGCATGGGCCGCAGCCGCCGGGCCTTCCTTACCCGCCTGGCGCTCTCCAAAGGCTTCAGCGTCCTCGACATCTTCAG CCCCGAGGTGACGCACGTGGTGATGGAGCATACCTCAGCCGCTGAGGCAGCGGCCTGGCAGGAGCGCCACGCGGCCTCCGCGGCCCCGGGGTGGACCTGCCCCACTCTGCTGGATGTGAGCTGGTTCACAGAGAGCATGGCAGCCGGGCAGCCAGTGCCCGTGGAGCAGCGGCACCACCTGCAG GTGGCCAAGCCCAGGCAGGGGACCCCCAGCCCAGCCCGGATGCTGCCCTACGCCTGCCAGCGCCCCACACCCCTCACTCACCACAATGCCCGCCTCTCG GAAGCGCTGGAGACGCTGGCAGAAGCAGCAGGCTTTGAGGGCAGCGAGGGCCGCCTCCTCTCCTTCTGCAGGGCAGCCGCGGTGCTCAAGGCCCTTCCTGGGCCCGTCATGGCCTTGAGCCAGCTGCAGGGCCTCCCCCACTTTGGGGACCACTCCTTCAGGGTTGTCCAG GAGGTGCTGGAGCATGGGGCCTGCGAGGAGGTGGAGCAGGTGCGGCGCTCCGAGAGGTACCGGGCCATGAAG CTCTTCACCCAGATGTTCGGCGTTGGGGTGAAGACTGCTGACCGGTGGTACCAGGAGGGGCTGCGGACCCTGGACGACCTCCGAACGCGGCCCCAGAGGCTGACCCAGCAGCAGCAGGCGG GGCTGCAGCACCACCGCGACCTGGCCATCCCGGTGCAGCAGCAGGAGGCCCAGGCCCTGCAGCGGCTGGTGGAGGCAGCTGTGGGGCAGGCGCTGCCCGGCGCCACCGTCACACTGACCGGTGGCTTTCGGAG GGGGAAGCTGCAGGGCCACGACGTGGACCTCCTGCTCACCCACCCCCAGGAGGGCCGGGAGGCGGGGCTGCTGCCCAGAGTGCTGACCCTCCTGCAGCGCCAG GGCCTCCTCCTGTACCAGCTGTACCAGCGCAGCCACCTGGGGGACGCCGCCCACAGGGCCAGGCGCAGCCACACCATAGACCTCTTCGAGAGGAGTTTCTGCATTTTCCGCTTGCCGCTGCCCCCCGAAACTGCTGTTGGGGGCGCCCAGGGCCTCTGGAGGGCCGTGCGGGTGGACCTGGTGGTCTCCCCCATCAGCCAGTTCCCCTTTGCCCTGCTTGGCTGGACCGGCTCAAAG GAGAGGTCCTTCCCTGCGGTCTCCGAGGAGGACATCTTCAGACACTTGGGCCTCGAGTACCTCCCCCCGGAGCAGAGGAACGCCTGA
- the POLM gene encoding DNA-directed DNA/RNA polymerase mu isoform X4, whose product MAQVPPRRRRRALAGASGGAASSAPPSARFPGVAIFLAEPRMGRSRRAFLTRLALSKGFSVLDIFSPEVTHVVMEHTSAAEAAAWQERHAASAAPGWTCPTLLDVSWFTESMAAGQPVPVEQRHHLQVAKPRQGTPSPARMLPYACQRPTPLTHHNARLSEALETLAEAAGFEGSEGRLLSFCRAAAVLKALPGPVMALSQLQGLPHFGDHSFRVVQEVLEHGACEEVEQVRRSERYRAMKLFTQMFGVGVKTADRWYQEGLRTLDDLRTRPQRLTQQQQAGLQHHRDLAIPVQQQEAQALQRLVEAAVGQALPGATVTLTGGFRRGKLQGHDVDLLLTHPQEGREAGLLPRVLTLLQRQGLLLYQLYQRSHLGDAAHRARRSHTIDLFERSFCIFRLPLPPETAVGGAQGLWRAVRVDLVVSPISQFPFALLGWTGSKHFERELRRFSRKEKGLRLSSHALSDPEQERSFPAVSEEDIFRHLGLEYLPPEQRNA is encoded by the exons ATGGCCCAGGTACCCCCCAGGCGGCGGAGGCGAGCGCTGGCCGGGGCCTCGGGCGGTGCCGCCTCCTCCGCGCCGCCCTCGGCGCGCTTCCCCGGCGTCGCCATTTTCCTGGCCGAGCCACGCATGGGCCGCAGCCGCCGGGCCTTCCTTACCCGCCTGGCGCTCTCCAAAGGCTTCAGCGTCCTCGACATCTTCAG CCCCGAGGTGACGCACGTGGTGATGGAGCATACCTCAGCCGCTGAGGCAGCGGCCTGGCAGGAGCGCCACGCGGCCTCCGCGGCCCCGGGGTGGACCTGCCCCACTCTGCTGGATGTGAGCTGGTTCACAGAGAGCATGGCAGCCGGGCAGCCAGTGCCCGTGGAGCAGCGGCACCACCTGCAG GTGGCCAAGCCCAGGCAGGGGACCCCCAGCCCAGCCCGGATGCTGCCCTACGCCTGCCAGCGCCCCACACCCCTCACTCACCACAATGCCCGCCTCTCG GAAGCGCTGGAGACGCTGGCAGAAGCAGCAGGCTTTGAGGGCAGCGAGGGCCGCCTCCTCTCCTTCTGCAGGGCAGCCGCGGTGCTCAAGGCCCTTCCTGGGCCCGTCATGGCCTTGAGCCAGCTGCAGGGCCTCCCCCACTTTGGGGACCACTCCTTCAGGGTTGTCCAG GAGGTGCTGGAGCATGGGGCCTGCGAGGAGGTGGAGCAGGTGCGGCGCTCCGAGAGGTACCGGGCCATGAAG CTCTTCACCCAGATGTTCGGCGTTGGGGTGAAGACTGCTGACCGGTGGTACCAGGAGGGGCTGCGGACCCTGGACGACCTCCGAACGCGGCCCCAGAGGCTGACCCAGCAGCAGCAGGCGG GGCTGCAGCACCACCGCGACCTGGCCATCCCGGTGCAGCAGCAGGAGGCCCAGGCCCTGCAGCGGCTGGTGGAGGCAGCTGTGGGGCAGGCGCTGCCCGGCGCCACCGTCACACTGACCGGTGGCTTTCGGAG GGGGAAGCTGCAGGGCCACGACGTGGACCTCCTGCTCACCCACCCCCAGGAGGGCCGGGAGGCGGGGCTGCTGCCCAGAGTGCTGACCCTCCTGCAGCGCCAG GGCCTCCTCCTGTACCAGCTGTACCAGCGCAGCCACCTGGGGGACGCCGCCCACAGGGCCAGGCGCAGCCACACCATAGACCTCTTCGAGAGGAGTTTCTGCATTTTCCGCTTGCCGCTGCCCCCCGAAACTGCTGTTGGGGGCGCCCAGGGCCTCTGGAGGGCCGTGCGGGTGGACCTGGTGGTCTCCCCCATCAGCCAGTTCCCCTTTGCCCTGCTTGGCTGGACCGGCTCAAAG CACTTCGAGCGCGAGCTGCGCCGCTTCAGCCGGAAGGAGAAGGGGCTGCGGCTGAGCAGCCACGCACTGTCCGACCCGGAGCAG GAGAGGTCCTTCCCTGCGGTCTCCGAGGAGGACATCTTCAGACACTTGGGCCTCGAGTACCTCCCCCCGGAGCAGAGGAACGCCTGA